Proteins from a genomic interval of Amycolatopsis sp. cg13:
- a CDS encoding M1 family metallopeptidase, which produces MRSRTRAGIGAVAAGVATVLLAGTASAVPAPGAPGVGDPYYPNAGNGGTDVQHYDIRVSYQPETDVLSGTTTLLLTATQDLSRFDLDFALKASNVLVNNRPAQFANQNGDGELVITPAQPLLKGQSATVVVSYSDSPSTEKVGGLNTWKKGAFGALGVDEPQSAQWWFPSNDHPTDKATYDVSIEAPDGLSAITNGTLVRKTKKRAGWTRWNWRSTKPQATYLTSFIVGKYDVVQSTTPDGKPFITAYGADLGDSLDAAKASVERTPEVDEFLASKFGPYPFEAEGGVVTSGITFSLENQTRPTYGARNFAAGSNTTLIAHENAHQWFGDNVSLGKWSDIWLNEGFASYAEYLWSEHQGEGTTAELAQYAYDSYAADDPFWQVLPGDPGEPKQFDRAVYDRGAMAVQALRKTVGDDAFFSILQQWQVAKAGKAAVIPDFVALAEKVSGKPLQELFQTWLFTKGKPAVGPNGTVAARAFAAAPAKPKAWDQIQANHRALAEADRH; this is translated from the coding sequence ATGCGATCGAGAACTCGGGCCGGGATCGGGGCGGTTGCGGCTGGAGTCGCGACGGTGCTGCTGGCGGGCACCGCTTCGGCAGTGCCGGCACCGGGCGCGCCCGGCGTCGGCGACCCGTACTACCCGAACGCCGGCAACGGCGGCACCGACGTGCAGCACTACGACATCCGCGTGAGCTACCAGCCGGAGACCGACGTTCTGTCGGGCACCACGACGCTGCTGCTCACCGCGACGCAGGACCTCTCGCGGTTCGACCTGGACTTCGCGCTCAAGGCGTCGAACGTGCTGGTGAACAACCGGCCCGCGCAGTTCGCGAACCAAAACGGCGACGGCGAGCTGGTGATCACCCCGGCGCAGCCGCTGCTGAAGGGCCAGTCCGCGACGGTCGTCGTGAGCTACTCCGACAGCCCGTCGACGGAGAAGGTCGGCGGACTGAACACGTGGAAGAAGGGCGCTTTCGGGGCGCTCGGCGTCGACGAGCCGCAGAGCGCGCAGTGGTGGTTCCCCTCCAACGACCATCCGACCGACAAAGCGACTTACGACGTGTCGATCGAGGCTCCCGACGGCCTCTCCGCCATCACGAACGGCACGCTCGTGCGCAAGACCAAGAAGCGCGCGGGCTGGACGCGGTGGAACTGGCGCAGCACCAAGCCGCAGGCGACCTACTTGACGTCGTTCATCGTCGGCAAGTACGACGTGGTCCAGTCCACCACGCCGGACGGCAAGCCGTTCATCACCGCCTACGGCGCGGATCTCGGCGACTCGCTCGACGCGGCCAAGGCGAGCGTGGAGCGGACGCCGGAGGTCGACGAGTTCCTGGCGTCGAAGTTCGGGCCCTACCCGTTCGAGGCCGAGGGCGGCGTCGTGACCAGCGGAATCACCTTCTCGCTGGAAAACCAGACCCGGCCGACGTACGGCGCGCGCAACTTCGCTGCCGGCTCCAACACCACGCTGATCGCGCACGAGAACGCACACCAGTGGTTCGGCGACAACGTTTCGCTGGGCAAGTGGAGCGACATCTGGCTGAACGAGGGCTTCGCGTCCTACGCCGAGTACCTGTGGTCCGAGCACCAGGGCGAGGGCACGACCGCGGAACTCGCGCAGTACGCGTACGACTCTTACGCCGCCGACGACCCGTTCTGGCAGGTCCTGCCGGGCGACCCGGGCGAGCCGAAGCAGTTCGACCGCGCCGTGTACGACCGGGGCGCGATGGCCGTGCAGGCGCTGCGCAAGACGGTCGGCGACGACGCGTTCTTCTCGATCCTGCAGCAGTGGCAGGTCGCGAAGGCGGGCAAGGCGGCGGTGATCCCGGACTTCGTGGCGCTCGCGGAGAAGGTGTCGGGCAAGCCGTTGCAGGAGCTGTTCCAGACCTGGCTGTTCACCAAGGGCAAGCCTGCCGTCGGTCCTAATGGGACGGTCGCGGCCCGGGCGTTCGCCGCTGCTCCGGCGAAGCCGAAGGCGTGGGACCAGATCCAGGCGAACCACCGCGCGCTGGCCGAGGCCGACCGGCACTGA
- the menD gene encoding 2-succinyl-5-enolpyruvyl-6-hydroxy-3-cyclohexene-1-carboxylic-acid synthase, giving the protein MNPSTAQARVIVDELVRNTVSHVVLCPGSRNAPLSIALYDAAASGRLKLHVRIDERGAAFLALGIAARTGRPAAVVCTSGTAAANFHPAVLEADRAGVPLIVLTADRPPELRSAGASQVINQYELYGDAVRYFDELAVAERRAGQNSYWRSQICRAWNAAYGEWRCGPVHLNIPFREPLVPDLDDDGQWYESLEGRPDGERWTELPDFGALPSFVVPSARHGLVIACDTGAQAASEWAEQHGWPVVSETGGLGLSGATAMSSGAWLLGVEEFISRHRPEQVLCLGRPTVFRQVQKVLSDPEVEVLLVRPDSDWPAPAHNVRQVGQWFAEPTKPADPEWLASWQRADAAASQAVSTALAAEPWPSGVRVATELVDALPEGALLVVGSSNPTRDVALAGRLRPDVLVHRNRGVAGIDGTVSTAIGAATVHRAPSYALLGDLTFLHDASGLLTGPAEQLPDLTIVVLNDDGGGIFSLLEQGAPEHSASFERVFGTPHGADLGALCAGYRVPHVVAETVEEFRAALQPAPGLRVVEVRVDRAQHRNLHARLKSAVAEAVGTV; this is encoded by the coding sequence GTGAACCCCTCCACCGCGCAGGCCAGGGTCATCGTCGACGAACTCGTCCGCAACACCGTGTCGCACGTGGTGTTGTGTCCAGGATCTCGCAACGCGCCGCTGTCCATCGCGCTCTACGACGCCGCCGCTTCGGGACGGCTGAAGCTGCACGTCCGCATCGACGAGCGCGGCGCGGCGTTCCTCGCGCTCGGCATCGCGGCGCGCACCGGTCGTCCGGCGGCGGTGGTCTGCACCTCCGGCACCGCGGCGGCGAACTTCCACCCGGCCGTGCTGGAGGCCGACCGGGCGGGTGTGCCGCTGATCGTGCTCACCGCCGACCGTCCGCCGGAGCTGCGTTCCGCGGGCGCGAGCCAGGTGATCAACCAGTACGAGCTGTACGGCGATGCGGTCCGCTACTTCGACGAGCTGGCCGTCGCCGAGCGCCGGGCCGGGCAGAACTCCTACTGGCGCAGCCAGATCTGCCGCGCGTGGAACGCCGCGTACGGCGAGTGGCGCTGCGGGCCGGTGCACCTGAACATCCCGTTCCGCGAACCGCTCGTTCCGGATCTCGACGATGACGGGCAGTGGTACGAATCGCTCGAAGGCCGCCCGGACGGCGAACGCTGGACCGAGCTGCCGGACTTCGGCGCGCTGCCCTCGTTCGTGGTGCCCTCGGCGCGGCACGGCCTGGTGATCGCGTGCGACACCGGCGCGCAGGCGGCCAGCGAATGGGCTGAACAGCACGGCTGGCCGGTGGTTTCGGAGACCGGCGGGCTAGGCCTGTCCGGCGCGACCGCGATGTCGTCCGGCGCCTGGCTGCTGGGCGTCGAGGAGTTCATCTCGCGGCACCGTCCCGAGCAGGTGCTGTGCCTCGGCCGTCCGACGGTGTTCCGGCAGGTGCAGAAGGTGCTGTCGGACCCCGAGGTCGAGGTGCTGCTGGTGCGGCCGGATTCGGACTGGCCCGCGCCCGCGCACAACGTCCGCCAGGTCGGGCAGTGGTTCGCCGAGCCGACGAAGCCCGCGGACCCGGAGTGGCTGGCGAGCTGGCAGCGCGCGGACGCCGCGGCCAGCCAAGCGGTCTCGACGGCGCTGGCCGCCGAGCCGTGGCCGAGCGGCGTGCGGGTCGCGACGGAGCTGGTCGACGCGCTGCCGGAGGGCGCGTTGCTGGTGGTCGGCTCCTCGAACCCGACGCGCGATGTCGCGCTGGCCGGGCGGCTGCGTCCGGACGTCCTGGTGCACCGCAACCGCGGCGTCGCCGGGATCGACGGCACGGTGTCGACGGCCATCGGCGCGGCCACCGTGCACCGCGCGCCGTCGTACGCGCTGCTCGGCGACCTGACGTTCCTGCACGACGCGTCCGGCCTGCTCACCGGGCCCGCGGAGCAGCTGCCGGACCTGACGATCGTGGTGCTGAACGACGACGGCGGCGGCATTTTCTCGCTGCTGGAGCAGGGTGCGCCGGAACACTCGGCGAGCTTCGAGCGGGTCTTCGGCACGCCGCACGGCGCGGATTTGGGCGCGTTGTGCGCGGGCTACCGGGTGCCGCACGTGGTGGCCGAGACGGTCGAAGAATTCCGTGCCGCGTTGCAGCCGGCACCGGGCCTGCGGGTGGTCGAGGTCCGGGTCGACCGGGCGCAGCACCGGAATCTCCACGCGCGGCTGAAGTCGGCGGTCGCGGAAGCGGTGGGGACGGTTTAA
- a CDS encoding 1,4-dihydroxy-2-naphthoyl-CoA synthase, whose amino-acid sequence MDDARVSELFDPAAWSEVEGFSFTDITYHRSRDARSGKRVVRIAFDRPEVRNAFRPHTVDELYRALDHARMSSDVGCVLLTGNGPSPKDGGWAFCSGGDQRIRGRSGYQYASGETSDTVDPARAGRLHILEVQRLIRFMPKPVVAVVPGWAAGGGHSLHVVCDLTLASAEHARFKQTDADVGSFDAGYGSAGLARQVGQKFAREIFFLGRDYTAEQMHRMGAVNEVVPHAELERVALEWGWTIIGKSPTAQRMLKYAFNAIDDGLVGQQLFAGETTRLAYMQDEAVEGRDAFLEKRDPDWSDYPYYY is encoded by the coding sequence GTGGATGACGCCCGAGTTTCCGAGCTGTTCGACCCCGCCGCCTGGTCCGAGGTCGAAGGGTTCTCCTTCACCGACATCACCTACCACCGTTCGCGAGACGCCCGCTCCGGCAAACGGGTGGTCCGGATCGCTTTCGACCGTCCGGAGGTCCGCAACGCCTTCCGCCCGCACACCGTCGACGAGCTCTACCGGGCGCTCGACCACGCCCGGATGAGCTCGGACGTCGGGTGCGTCCTGCTCACCGGCAACGGCCCGTCGCCCAAGGACGGCGGCTGGGCGTTCTGCTCCGGCGGTGACCAGCGTATTCGCGGACGCTCCGGGTATCAGTACGCGAGCGGGGAGACCTCGGACACGGTCGACCCGGCGCGGGCGGGCCGGCTGCACATCCTCGAGGTGCAGCGGTTGATCCGTTTCATGCCGAAACCCGTGGTCGCCGTGGTGCCCGGCTGGGCCGCGGGCGGCGGGCATTCGCTGCACGTCGTGTGCGATCTCACCCTCGCCTCGGCCGAGCACGCGCGGTTCAAGCAGACCGACGCGGACGTCGGCTCGTTCGACGCCGGCTACGGCTCGGCGGGCCTCGCCCGGCAGGTCGGACAGAAGTTCGCGCGGGAGATCTTCTTCCTCGGCCGCGACTACACCGCTGAGCAGATGCACCGGATGGGCGCGGTCAACGAGGTCGTTCCGCACGCCGAGCTGGAGCGGGTCGCGCTCGAATGGGGCTGGACGATCATCGGCAAGTCGCCGACCGCGCAGCGGATGCTGAAGTACGCGTTCAACGCGATCGACGACGGGCTCGTCGGGCAGCAGCTGTTCGCCGGCGAAACCACCCGGCTGGCGTACATGCAGGACGAGGCCGTCGAAGGCCGCGACGCGTTCCTGGAGAAGCGCGACCCGGACTGGTCCGACTACCCGTACTACTACTGA
- the menE gene encoding o-succinylbenzoate--CoA ligase, producing MHVVWLDGSADALTALDAALAAALDGGPAVLPLNSADPSAPALLEAMAPEQPVEPDTAVVIATSGSTGAPKGVLLSPRALTASATATHARLGGPGHWLLATPAHYIGGLQVLIRARLAGTKPAFLTGVGFRPDEFAAAAAPVLAENGPRYTALVPTQLVRLLDDGGAGLAAAKAFDGIILGAAATSPKLRAQAAEEGVRIVPSYGMSETASGCVYDGIPLDGVRVEPDADERLWISGPVLSHGYRLAPELTAESFRDGSFRTSDRGRLLPDGRVEVLGRADDVINTGGVKVSAAAIERLLGAQPGVRDACVVGIPDPQWGEAVVAMVVASADEAALRAAVRAEMGAAATPKRIEFADALPLRGPGKIDRQAVVAALRTR from the coding sequence GTGCACGTGGTGTGGCTCGACGGCAGCGCCGACGCGCTGACCGCCCTCGACGCGGCCCTGGCGGCTGCCCTCGACGGCGGTCCGGCGGTGCTGCCGCTGAACTCGGCGGATCCGTCGGCCCCGGCGCTGCTCGAGGCGATGGCCCCGGAGCAGCCGGTCGAGCCGGACACCGCCGTGGTGATCGCCACGTCCGGGTCCACCGGAGCGCCGAAGGGAGTGCTGCTGTCGCCGCGAGCGCTCACCGCGTCCGCGACGGCCACGCACGCCCGGCTCGGCGGCCCCGGGCACTGGCTGCTCGCTACGCCCGCGCACTACATCGGCGGCCTGCAGGTGCTGATCCGGGCGCGGCTGGCAGGCACGAAACCGGCGTTCCTCACCGGCGTCGGCTTCCGTCCGGACGAGTTCGCCGCCGCGGCCGCGCCCGTGCTGGCGGAAAACGGCCCGCGCTACACCGCGCTTGTGCCGACCCAGCTCGTCCGGCTTCTCGATGACGGGGGCGCTGGCCTGGCCGCCGCGAAGGCGTTCGACGGAATCATCCTGGGCGCCGCCGCCACCTCGCCGAAGCTGCGCGCGCAAGCGGCCGAGGAAGGTGTGCGGATCGTTCCCTCGTACGGGATGAGCGAGACCGCCAGCGGCTGCGTCTACGACGGCATTCCGCTCGACGGCGTCCGCGTGGAACCCGACGCCGACGAGCGGCTGTGGATCTCCGGCCCGGTCCTGTCGCACGGCTACCGTCTCGCGCCGGAACTGACCGCAGAGTCGTTCCGGGACGGCTCTTTCCGTACCTCCGACCGCGGCCGCCTGCTGCCGGACGGCCGGGTCGAGGTGCTCGGGCGTGCGGACGACGTGATCAACACCGGCGGGGTCAAGGTGTCCGCCGCCGCGATCGAACGCCTGCTCGGCGCCCAGCCCGGGGTGCGAGATGCATGTGTCGTCGGCATTCCCGATCCGCAGTGGGGCGAGGCGGTGGTCGCGATGGTGGTGGCCTCGGCAGACGAGGCCGCTTTGCGAGCCGCCGTGCGCGCTGAGATGGGTGCCGCCGCGACGCCGAAACGCATCGAGTTCGCCGACGCGCTCCCCTTGCGCGGTCCGGGAAAGATCGACCGCCAGGCAGTGGTCGCCGCCCTCCGAACGCGCTGA
- a CDS encoding 1,4-dihydroxy-2-naphthoate polyprenyltransferase, with product MATVSEWIEGARPRTLPNAIAPVVAGVGATIALDAFSWWRSLLALLVSLSLIIGVNFANDYSDGIRGTDENRVGPLRLVGSGAANPKAVLRAALTALGLAGVLGLTLVALSGYWWLLAMGALCILGAWFYTGGKKPYGYYGLGELAVFVFFGLAGVLGTVYVQAGRVSWDALGCAVAVGSFSMAVLVANNLRDIPTDIESGKHTLATRMGDGGTRKLYLTLVTVPYALTVLMGVWHPLLFITFVTAPLLLKPIKAVGGGGKGRELIPALRDTGMAMLAWAVLSAVALAL from the coding sequence ATGGCGACAGTCAGTGAGTGGATCGAAGGCGCGCGGCCGAGGACGCTGCCGAACGCGATCGCGCCGGTCGTGGCCGGGGTCGGGGCGACGATCGCGCTCGACGCGTTCTCCTGGTGGCGTTCGCTGCTCGCGCTGCTGGTCTCGCTGTCGCTGATCATCGGCGTGAACTTCGCCAACGACTACTCCGACGGCATCCGCGGCACCGACGAAAACCGCGTCGGCCCGCTGCGTCTCGTCGGCTCCGGCGCGGCGAACCCGAAGGCCGTGCTGCGCGCCGCCCTCACCGCTCTCGGCCTCGCCGGCGTGCTGGGCCTGACGCTCGTCGCGTTGAGCGGGTATTGGTGGCTGCTCGCGATGGGCGCGCTGTGCATTCTCGGCGCGTGGTTCTACACCGGCGGCAAAAAGCCTTACGGCTACTACGGTTTGGGCGAACTCGCGGTCTTCGTCTTCTTCGGCTTGGCCGGTGTCCTCGGCACGGTCTACGTGCAAGCTGGTCGCGTCAGCTGGGATGCGCTGGGCTGCGCCGTGGCCGTCGGCTCGTTCTCGATGGCCGTGCTGGTGGCGAACAACCTCCGCGACATCCCCACCGACATCGAGTCCGGCAAACACACCCTCGCGACCCGCATGGGCGACGGCGGCACGCGCAAGCTTTACCTGACCCTGGTGACGGTGCCGTACGCGCTCACCGTGCTGATGGGCGTCTGGCACCCGCTGCTGTTCATCACGTTCGTGACCGCGCCGCTGCTGCTGAAGCCGATCAAGGCCGTCGGCGGTGGCGGGAAGGGCCGGGAGCTGATCCCGGCCCTGCGCGACACTGGCATGGCGATGCTGGCGTGGGCGGTGCTGAGCGCGGTCGCGCTGGCGCTCTAG
- a CDS encoding helix-turn-helix transcriptional regulator: protein MPVPRQTTSYLWPSGGRHLWPSGETSELQSHERGHLVYAARGVLVVQTEYGTSLAPANRVAWTPAGFPHFHRAHGDTDIRIVFLEPSLARLISDRPAVFRTSGLAREVLLALTGPRNYEGSGYRGSALARLHRVLVDELREAPDPPLQLPAPQDDRLRAIAERLHENPADNATLAELGKSIGASSRTLSRLFHDELGMTFYEWRTQLRIYHALVLLADGHDTVRTAYACGWANPSGFIAAFTAVIGTTPGRYRSGR, encoded by the coding sequence ATGCCTGTTCCCCGCCAAACCACTTCCTACCTGTGGCCCTCCGGCGGCAGGCATCTCTGGCCGTCCGGCGAAACCAGCGAGCTGCAGTCGCACGAGCGGGGACATCTGGTCTACGCGGCCCGCGGCGTTCTTGTCGTGCAGACCGAGTACGGCACGTCGCTCGCGCCCGCCAACCGAGTCGCCTGGACGCCCGCCGGGTTCCCGCATTTCCACCGTGCCCACGGCGACACCGACATCCGGATCGTCTTTCTCGAGCCGTCCTTGGCCCGGCTCATCTCGGACCGGCCGGCCGTGTTCCGGACCTCCGGCCTGGCCCGCGAGGTCTTGCTCGCGCTGACCGGCCCCCGCAATTACGAGGGCTCCGGCTACCGCGGCTCCGCACTCGCCCGCCTACACCGGGTCCTCGTCGACGAACTCCGCGAAGCACCCGACCCGCCGCTGCAATTGCCCGCGCCGCAGGACGACCGGCTGCGGGCGATTGCTGAGCGGCTGCACGAGAATCCTGCGGACAACGCCACGCTGGCCGAGCTCGGGAAGTCGATCGGAGCCAGCTCACGCACCCTCAGCCGGCTGTTCCACGACGAGCTCGGCATGACCTTCTACGAGTGGCGCACCCAGCTCCGCATCTACCACGCGCTGGTACTGCTCGCCGACGGCCACGACACCGTCCGCACCGCCTATGCCTGCGGCTGGGCCAATCCCAGCGGCTTCATCGCGGCGTTCACCGCCGTCATCGGGACCACGCCGGGCCGCTACCGCAGCGGTCGCTAG
- a CDS encoding alpha/beta fold hydrolase: MSTFVLVPGAWHGGWVFEEVVPLLERAGHTVHALTLTGLRPDDDAATVAGANLDTHAEDVLALLDRANITDATLVGHSYGGLVIAAAADRAGGRVSRVVHLDAYVPRDGESCWSSTTEAYRQAFVAGAADTGYAVRPPERDGRDARRRPHPLASLLQTIRLTGEFAKVPRREFVYCSGWEGTPFTELRNRLEADPQWQVHVLRTAHNAMREDPEGVAKLLHD, encoded by the coding sequence ATGTCGACGTTCGTTCTCGTCCCCGGCGCTTGGCACGGCGGCTGGGTCTTCGAGGAGGTGGTGCCGCTGCTGGAGCGCGCGGGACACACCGTGCACGCCCTGACCCTGACCGGTCTGCGGCCGGACGACGACGCCGCGACCGTCGCGGGAGCCAACCTCGACACCCACGCCGAGGACGTACTGGCACTACTCGACCGAGCCAACATCACCGACGCAACACTCGTCGGCCACAGCTACGGCGGGTTGGTGATCGCCGCCGCGGCCGACCGAGCCGGAGGCCGGGTCTCCCGGGTAGTGCATCTCGACGCCTACGTGCCTCGTGACGGCGAATCGTGCTGGTCCTCCACCACCGAGGCGTACCGGCAGGCATTCGTGGCCGGCGCCGCGGACACCGGATACGCGGTCCGTCCGCCGGAACGCGACGGCCGGGATGCCCGCCGCCGTCCGCATCCGCTCGCTTCGCTGCTCCAGACGATCCGGCTCACCGGGGAGTTCGCCAAGGTTCCCCGGCGCGAGTTCGTCTACTGCTCCGGCTGGGAAGGCACGCCCTTCACCGAACTCCGGAACCGGCTCGAAGCCGACCCGCAGTGGCAGGTCCACGTTCTCCGCACCGCCCACAACGCCATGCGCGAAGACCCGGAAGGCGTCGCGAAACTGCTGCACGACTAG